In Kocuria turfanensis, a single genomic region encodes these proteins:
- a CDS encoding carbohydrate ABC transporter permease, whose translation MLLRAPARRRARAGAGPSNWLLAPALAFFGIFSIGPLLGVLVLSFMQWDGLGTPQWAGGGNWVSVLENPVSRQAMWLTVKLTLLSYAVQFPLSLLLGVFMAGHQRYREFLSVLYFLPMLFSAAAIGIAFKALLDPNFGLSQAFDAAVLRQDWLGRPDLAFYVVVVVISWSFIPFHSLLYQAGVRQIPQSMYEAATLDGAGTVRKFFSITLPQLKYTIVTSSTLMLVGSLTYFDLVFSLTGGGPGTATRILPLDMYLTGFRSNQMGEASVLAVILVAVGLTLALGLQRLTGADKMESQAEGA comes from the coding sequence ATGCTCCTGCGCGCGCCCGCCCGGCGCAGGGCCCGGGCGGGCGCGGGACCCAGCAACTGGCTGCTGGCCCCCGCCCTGGCCTTCTTCGGCATCTTCTCGATCGGCCCGCTGCTGGGCGTGCTGGTGCTGTCCTTCATGCAGTGGGACGGGCTCGGCACGCCGCAGTGGGCGGGGGGCGGGAACTGGGTGTCGGTGCTCGAGAACCCGGTCTCGCGCCAGGCGATGTGGCTGACCGTGAAGCTGACCCTGCTCAGCTACGCCGTCCAGTTCCCGCTGAGCCTGCTGCTCGGGGTGTTCATGGCCGGTCACCAGCGCTACCGCGAGTTCCTCTCGGTGCTGTACTTCCTGCCGATGCTCTTCTCGGCCGCCGCGATCGGCATCGCCTTCAAGGCCCTGCTGGACCCGAACTTCGGGCTGTCCCAGGCCTTCGACGCGGCCGTGCTCCGGCAGGACTGGCTCGGCCGGCCGGACCTGGCGTTCTACGTGGTCGTGGTCGTCATCTCCTGGTCGTTCATCCCGTTCCACTCGCTGCTCTACCAGGCGGGCGTGCGGCAGATCCCGCAGAGCATGTACGAGGCCGCCACGCTCGACGGCGCCGGGACCGTGCGGAAGTTCTTCTCGATCACGCTCCCGCAGCTGAAGTACACGATCGTCACGTCCTCGACGCTGATGCTGGTCGGGTCGCTGACCTACTTCGACCTGGTCTTCAGCCTCACCGGCGGCGGACCGGGCACCGCGACCCGGATCCTGCCCCTGGACATGTACCTGACCGGTTTCCGCAGCAACCAGATGGGCGAGGCCAGTGTCCTGGCGGTCATCCTCGTCGCCGTGGGGCTCACGCTCGCCCTCGGCCTGCAACGGCTCACCGGGGCCGACAAGATGGAGAGCCAGGCGGAAGGTGCGTAG
- a CDS encoding carbohydrate ABC transporter permease: GPRPAGAAPARRRRGVPNIPAAVGGWLWLAVIIVPIYYIAITSTKPREDYYSTNPLVPSAPTFTPYLTVLQNQFVQYFLNSVVVVVGTVAGIVFLSLLASYVIVRSRTGLAVFSNRLFLLGIAIPIQATIIPIYLIIVQLGLYDTLAALILPGIASGIPITVLILTNFMRDIPNELYESMTLDGAGDWKVFRTLVLPLSMPAVTTVGVYNALNSWNNFLFPLILTQSSEKRTLPLSLWTYQGEFQADIPAVLAAVVLSALPILVLYVFGRRQLVAGLTAGFGK, from the coding sequence GGCCCCCGCCCCGCGGGCGCTGCTCCCGCCCGCCGGCGCCGGGGCGTCCCCAACATCCCGGCGGCCGTCGGCGGATGGCTGTGGCTGGCCGTCATCATCGTCCCGATCTACTACATCGCGATCACCAGCACGAAGCCCCGGGAGGACTACTACTCCACCAACCCCCTGGTGCCCTCGGCGCCGACGTTCACGCCGTACCTGACGGTGCTGCAGAACCAGTTCGTCCAGTACTTCCTGAACAGCGTGGTGGTGGTCGTCGGCACGGTGGCGGGGATCGTGTTCCTGTCCCTGCTGGCGTCCTACGTGATCGTGCGCAGCCGCACCGGGCTGGCCGTGTTCTCGAACCGGCTGTTCCTGCTGGGCATCGCCATCCCGATCCAGGCCACGATCATCCCGATCTACCTGATCATCGTGCAGCTGGGCCTCTACGACACCCTGGCGGCGCTGATCCTGCCCGGCATCGCCTCCGGGATCCCGATCACGGTCCTGATCCTGACCAACTTCATGCGCGACATCCCCAACGAGCTCTACGAGTCCATGACCCTCGACGGGGCCGGGGACTGGAAGGTGTTCCGCACGCTCGTGCTGCCGCTGAGCATGCCCGCCGTCACCACCGTGGGCGTCTACAACGCGCTGAACAGCTGGAACAACTTCCTCTTCCCGCTGATCCTCACCCAGAGCTCCGAGAAGCGCACCCTGCCGCTGTCCCTGTGGACCTACCAGGGGGAGTTCCAGGCGGACATCCCCGCCGTCCTGGCCGCCGTCGTCCTCTCGGCGCTGCCGATCCTCGTCCTCTACGTCTTCGGGCGCCGCCAGCTCGTCGCCGGGCTCACCGCCGGCTTCGGCAAGTGA